A segment of the Sphingomonas kaistensis genome:
TGATGGCGGTGAAGTCGGCTTCGAATAGGGCGGTGACGTGGGGCGCCTCGGAAACGGCGCGGACCATATTGTCGGCGATCGCGCGGCGCATCCGGTCGTGCGGAATGTCCTGCCAATTCGCTTCCGCCACGCGAGGCTGGGCAAGGGACCTGGCTCCGCCGTCGGCGTGGCTGATCGTCGCGCCTTCGACGGCTCGATCGACGTCTTCGCGCGTGATGCGGCCATCGCGCCCGGTGCCGGTCAGGCGAGCGGGGTCGATATCGTGCTGAAGGAGAGCGCGGCGGACCGAGGGGGAGAGGCGCGTTTCGGTGTGGCTAGAACCGAGCTTTGCCGCTGCAGGCGCGCGCGAACTGGCCTCGACCGGGCGTTCCTGGCTTCGATCCAGACCCGCATTCTGCGCGATCTCGTTAGGGGTCTCGGCATTGATCCGCCCCAGAACCGCACCCGGGATTGCTTCGGCATCGGTACCAAGCACGATTTCTGCCAGCACGCCGGCCGCGGGCGACGGCACTTCCTGCGTGACCTTGTCGGTCTCCAGCTCGACCAGCGGATCGTTCACCGCCACTGTGTCGCCCGGCTGCTTGAGCCAGGCGCGGACGACGGCCTTGGTGCCTTCCTGCTCGTCGGGGACGCGGACGTCGATCACGCTCAGAACCCCACCAGGCGGTCGATCTCGGCCCGGATCCGCGCCACGCTCGGCACCGCGGCTTCGAGCAGCGAGGGATGATGCGGGCTTGGGATGTCGGGCATGGTCACCCGGGCGACCGGTGCGTCGAGGTCGAGGAAAGCCTCGTCGGCAACCACCGCGGCGATTTCCGCGCCGAAGCCGCCCGTGCGCAGGTCCTCGTGGACGATCAGGCAACGGCGGGTGCGGCGGACGCTGTCGAGCACCATGTCGCGGTCCCACGGATTAAGCGTGCGAAGGTCGATGACGTCGGCGCTCATGCCCTCCGCCGCCGCCTCGCAGCGCGGGACCATCGCGCCCCAGGTGACGATGGTAATCTGGTCGCCCGACCTTGTCTTCTTCGCCTTGCCGAACGGCAGGACATAGGCATCGCCCGGCCACGGCCGCCGCGCCCAGCTGTCGTCGAGCATCGCGCGATGCTCGAAGAACAGCACCGGATCGTTGCCGCGCAGCGCCATGCGGAGCAGCCCAACGGCGTCCTCGGCATTGCTGGGCACCGCGACCATCCAGCCGGGGTTGTGGACGAACTGCACCTCGTTGGTCTGGCTGTGCCAGGGGTCGCCGCACTTGAAGAAGCCGCCCGGCACGCGCAGCACCATCGGCGCGGCGAAGCGATTGGCGGTGCGCCAGCGCATGGTGCCGGTGTCGTTGATCTGCTCGGTCGCGGGCTCCGCATATTTTCGGAATTGGATTTCGGGCACCGGCAGCAGCCCGGCCAGCGCCATGCCGACCGCGCGGCCGACGATGCCTTCCTCGTTGAGGCTGGTGTCGAAGACGCGATCGTGACCGTATTTTTCCTGCAGCCCCAGCGTCACAGCATGGACACCGCCCTTGGGCCCGACATCCTCGCCGAATACGCACATGCGCGGGTTGGCGCCGAGTTCCTGGTCGAGAACCTTACGGATGGCGGTGACCATGTTGATCCGCTGACCCTCGGGACGCGGTTCGCCATGGGTGCCTTCGAGCGACAGGCCAGCTTGGCCGCCGACCTCAGCGTGATTGCCTGAAAAGAAGACGTCGTCCGCGACCTTGTCGGCGCCAAGCACCGGGCGCGCCTCGGCCTCTTCGCGGGCGCGGGCGACTTCCCAAGCGACCTGGGTTTCCAACTCGCCCCAGCGCGCTTCACCGATCTGCAGCGCGGCGCAATGCGACTTTAACTTCGGCAGCGGATCGCGGGCCCATTCCGCAGCGATCTCCGCCTCGCTCTTGTAGGTCTGCGTGTCCTGGTAGCTATGTCCCTCGAGCCGAGGGACGGTAAGCCGAAGCAGCGCCGGCCCCTCTCCACTCCGCACATGGGCAACCGCTGCCTCGACCAGTCGAGCGGCCTCGAGCGGGTCGGTGCCGTCGCCGTTGAAGATGGTCAGCCCGGTAAAGCTGGCGAGGTTCGCCGCGATATTCTGCCCCGGCGTCTGGTAGGTCGACGGCACCGAGATGCCGTAGCCATTGTCCTCGACGTAAAAGAGCAAGGGCAGCTTCTGCGTGGTGGCGATGGTCAACGCGGACCAGAAGCCACCAGTCGCGCAACTGGCGTCGCCGCCGAGCACCAGGGCGATGTTGCCCTTGCCCCCGTCCTTCAGCACCTCGGCCCGGTAGCGGACCGCCTGCGCCCAGCCGGCGGCCGGCGTATATTGCGCCCCTACTCCGCCGCACATCGGCAGCGCGTGGGCGCCGCCCGGATTGGGATAGTTGAACACGACGCCGATATCGCGCCCGCCCGAATAGCCGCCGCTGCGGCCCATCCCCGAGCCAAGCGCATCCGCCAGCGGAACGCCGAGTGCCAGCAGCAGCGGGCGTGAGCGATAATAGCCGCAAGCCGCGTCGCCATCGCGCAGCTTCAGGCCGAGCAGCACCTGCGCGAGGTCGTGGCCGCGGGCGCTGAACTGATAGAGCACCTGCTTGGCGGGGACGAGTTCCTCTTCCTCCAGCCGGTCCAGCTCGCGGCTGGTCAGGACTAGGCGCGCGACCTCTTCCCAATCGGTGTCGACGGTAAACTCGGGGTCGGCTTCAGCCATTCATCGTCTCGACCACTGCCGCGCAGAAGCGGTCGAGATCATGGTCGGCGATTCCGACCAGGTTCGCGCGTCCGCTGTCGGCCATGTAGATGGCGTGGGTTTCGCGGATCTGGCGGACCTGCTCGACCGACAGGGGCAGCATCGAGAACATGCCCTGCTGCTCGGCGATGTAGGCGAGCCGCGGGTCGGCACCAGCGATCTTCTCGCGGACCATGCGGATGCGCGCGTGCATCTCGTCCAGCTCGGCGCGCCAGTCGGCGGCAAGGGCGGGATCCTCCAGTACCGTGCGGACGGTCGCGCCGCCATGATCGGGCGGCATGGACCAGGCTTCGCGGCTGATCTGCAGCAGGTGGGTAAAGGCGAACTGCGCGGTGTCGACGCTGCCCGCCTTGACGAACAGGCACCCGACGCGGTCGCGATAGACGGCGAAATTCTTGTCGCAGCTCTGGGTGATGAGCACTTCGTCGCATGCGTCGAGCACCAGTTCGACCCCGAAGCAATCCTGTTCGAGCCCGCGTGCAAAGCCCTGATAGGCGAAGTCGATCAGCGGCAGCAGCCCGCGCCGAGCGACGATCTCCGCCACCTGGCGCCATTCGTCTTCGGACAGGTCGGCGCCGGTGGGATTGTGGCAACAGCCGTGGAGCAGCGCGA
Coding sequences within it:
- a CDS encoding transketolase C-terminal domain-containing protein; this translates as MAEADPEFTVDTDWEEVARLVLTSRELDRLEEEELVPAKQVLYQFSARGHDLAQVLLGLKLRDGDAACGYYRSRPLLLALGVPLADALGSGMGRSGGYSGGRDIGVVFNYPNPGGAHALPMCGGVGAQYTPAAGWAQAVRYRAEVLKDGGKGNIALVLGGDASCATGGFWSALTIATTQKLPLLFYVEDNGYGISVPSTYQTPGQNIAANLASFTGLTIFNGDGTDPLEAARLVEAAVAHVRSGEGPALLRLTVPRLEGHSYQDTQTYKSEAEIAAEWARDPLPKLKSHCAALQIGEARWGELETQVAWEVARAREEAEARPVLGADKVADDVFFSGNHAEVGGQAGLSLEGTHGEPRPEGQRINMVTAIRKVLDQELGANPRMCVFGEDVGPKGGVHAVTLGLQEKYGHDRVFDTSLNEEGIVGRAVGMALAGLLPVPEIQFRKYAEPATEQINDTGTMRWRTANRFAAPMVLRVPGGFFKCGDPWHSQTNEVQFVHNPGWMVAVPSNAEDAVGLLRMALRGNDPVLFFEHRAMLDDSWARRPWPGDAYVLPFGKAKKTRSGDQITIVTWGAMVPRCEAAAEGMSADVIDLRTLNPWDRDMVLDSVRRTRRCLIVHEDLRTGGFGAEIAAVVADEAFLDLDAPVARVTMPDIPSPHHPSLLEAAVPSVARIRAEIDRLVGF
- a CDS encoding amino acid aminotransferase, giving the protein MLTSPARRGLADLPPLVSDTLLALIAMVNADPRADKIDVGVGVYRDGAGRTPIMRAVKAAEQKLLDEQHSKSYLGGAGDRGFAKALRPIVLGRHAGDERIVGLQTPGGCGALFLALKLVAAANPDARVIMGTPTWPNHPPMTAGAGLQITEYRHYDPASRKVDFAAMADALEAGRPGDVALLHGCCHNPTGADLSEDEWRQVAEIVARRGLLPLIDFAYQGFARGLEQDCFGVELVLDACDEVLITQSCDKNFAVYRDRVGCLFVKAGSVDTAQFAFTHLLQISREAWSMPPDHGGATVRTVLEDPALAADWRAELDEMHARIRMVREKIAGADPRLAYIAEQQGMFSMLPLSVEQVRQIRETHAIYMADSGRANLVGIADHDLDRFCAAVVETMNG
- a CDS encoding dihydrolipoamide acetyltransferase family protein — protein: MIDVRVPDEQEGTKAVVRAWLKQPGDTVAVNDPLVELETDKVTQEVPSPAAGVLAEIVLGTDAEAIPGAVLGRINAETPNEIAQNAGLDRSQERPVEASSRAPAAAKLGSSHTETRLSPSVRRALLQHDIDPARLTGTGRDGRITREDVDRAVEGATISHADGGARSLAQPRVAEANWQDIPHDRMRRAIADNMVRAVSEAPHVTALFEADFTAITAHKKALAAQGTRLSYTAYLLKAAAEAMPVAPAVNGRWADDRIIVSPSVDIGVGTALGDKGLVVPVVRDCGGASLEEIGARLDDLTARARAGKLERSDVANGSFTISNHGVSGSLLAAPIILHQGQAAILGVGKLQKRVVVLSQDGADVIAIRPMAYVTLTIDHRVIDGHQTNAWLSRFVEIIENWPEAQPKQ